caagtgctgaaattgtaactaacagagtagtttgatagcaagataatttgtaacgagtaagtaacgatagtagtaacaaaagtgcagcaagatagcccaatccttttgaggcaaagggcaggccaaaacggtctctgataataagcaaagcgttcttgagggtacacgggaatttcatttagtcactttcatcatgttagtcCGATTCGTGtccactactttgataatttgatatgtcggtggaacagtgcttaggtgctgttcttacttgaacaaacctcctacttatgattaaccccctcgcaagcatccacaactacgagaaaagtattaagaataaattctaaccatagcattgaacttttggatccaatcggtcccttacggaatagtgcataaactagggtttaagcttttgttactctcgcaacccatcatctaataactactccacaatgcattcccataggcccaaatatggtgaagtgtcatgtaatcgacgttcacatgacaccactaagggaataagaacatacatactatcaaaatatcgaacacatatcaagttcacatgattacttgcaacacgatttctcccgtgacctcaagaataaaagtaactactcacaaatgatattcattctcaagatcagaggggtattaaatagcatattggatctgaacatataatcttccagcaaataaaccatatagtaatcaactacaagatgtaataaacactactagtcacccacaagcaccaatctatagttccggtacaaagattgaacacaagagatgaactagggtttgagaggagatggtgttgttgaaaatgttgatggagattgccttcCCCAAgatggagagttgttggtgatgatgatgacgatgatttctccctccgggagggaagttcccccggcggaattgctccaccggagggcaaaagtgctcctgcccaagtttcgcctcgagacggcggcgctccgtcccaaaagtcctctccttattttttctaggtcaaaatgacttatataccagaagatgggcaccagaggtgggccgggctgagcacaacccactagggcgcgcctggggccagGCACGCCCTATcatcttgtgctcaccaggtgcccccctccggtggttatttgctccagtatttcttattcattccataaaaaatcctcgtgaagtttcatcttgtttggagttgtgcagaataggtggcctgacgtagcttttccaggtccacatttccagctgccggaattcttcctctttgtgtgtaccttgcatattataagagaaaagacattagaattactccaaaaagcattattatgcattaaaaaattataaataacagtaggtaagcatgatgcaaaatggacgtatgacggagacatcaagcacgattcatattagagttgcgtgtgcgatacgtgggaTACAgctgatccatccgagctgtttgtgatggaataatctgtgtgtgttgtgggcaaatacTTGCCGGTATACAATTAtcagcgattgatgaattcatcaccgacgggttccctagtgtggtccgtgtgcgatgtgatatgctttgtctgcacaacatctatgctctgtctacagaagaacaacatatatacttataacatgacatgattgcaaaaccaaattaaacatctaattacgttatataacaaatatcataaatattgcaaggttcaaattttcagcattacaaggcccaaatttaaagattacaaggttcaaactatttCGACAAAACAAAATCATCTTCTTCAAAATCTGTTTCATGCATTATTTCCGCGAATGGATCAGCCACCAAGAAGTCATATAGCGGCTTGATACAGTGACTTCCGAATAATCTGTCATATGAAGTTACAAACTGAAACTCAGCTTTTATAGAGCCTTTTTCATTCAGCTGTAGACGCATGcgctcaagattacctctcaaactatatGATTGGTGGACATgaaaaggttaaagtatttctatcaGAACACAATGACTATCTAGATGTCCTCATGCGTCATGAAGACGGTGAAGAATGGGTGGTCGGCCATCATGAGGGggtggactagagtcgtgcgtgccttctgcatggaggagagcACAATACGGGCATtgcgcttcaccttgttcagcaaccagaatgttttttgcatctttctttaccgtgtttaatagtacaagtatacaactctggttcatcattctttatttggtgcttatgtaattcttgaataTATGTATCTGCGAATTGAATAATACATTGGTTGTTTAACCTGATGGACATGAATAAAGTTATATTcaattttcaaattcaaatttggtaCAATTTTAAATAACAGCGATTTAATTAGGGTCAAAATATACTATGTAGGTCGTTACGGTGCACACGGTCTGTAAAGCACAAACGTTTatgatatacatcataatctaacATGGTTTGCGGCGAGGAAACGTGTGCgaccatgcacacagttgccgtttacAAAACATGTGTGATgccagacaatatcacaaacgatgcgagcaaactaaatgtttgtgatagtcgCCTTATCATACACGGTTTACAATCATGAACCGTTTCGGATGTTGTAGGGAACGTACACGTTGCACCACATAACAGCGTGTGCGATAGTTATCTTGTACGACACTGGTACGACGGTTCGACATTTTGTAATCCTATCTGACACTCGTATGATGAATAGGTATTCTTCTTATTACAGATCACATATGGTTCAGGAGAAATGAATGTGTGTGATAGTCTCCTTATCATACACGCTTggcaatcatgaactgtttgtgatggggtGAACGCCATAAACATTGCACCATAGAATAGCATGTGCAATGGTAATGCCAGCACACACGAGTAGCATGGATGGAGTGTTTGAGATATTCGATATATCACCAACAGTTGTGTGATGAATCGCATTTGGGATAGATGCGGGCATCACATATGCTTTGTTCTGGAAAACGTATGCATTTCTAATCcccatccccgacggtttctgggccaTGTAGGAAGGACCCCTATCGCCCACACCGGCAAGGTGACGTTTTAAAATGCCCttatggaaaggggttaaaaactgtttgtatagcagctCGATGTACTAGTGAGCGATCTTGGAGCGGAGAAATAATGGTAGATACAGTTGGATTAACAGTCTATTTATCACAGACTACACgagattatgccatgaatgatcatgGTTATcaattattacttttatgtcaattaTCAAACACCAATTTGTCTACCATGTCACTACCTGCTTTCGAAAGAGATGCCACTAGTAAACCTATGACTTCAGGTCCAATATCCATTAATACAAGCTCTTATAAAATTGTTAGTTTATTTTCCTTTACTTTTACCGTTTTACATTTTTAGTTATGATAAGAGATAAAATGATGACAGTTTTTAAACGAAAATTGCCTTCTCAGAAAGAAACTGAcatgcgaatcaacctgtggttaagttggttaggtggacagtggtatccccaacccatcagggttcaaatcctgatgctcgcattattcctgaatttatttcagaatttccggcgatgcgctttcagtgggaggagacgttcccgtcgacgacgaagcgcctacggtgacttcgtaaatctcaagatgatatgccggctcagtctctcggaggtgctcatagggatagggtgtgcgtgtgtgcgttcataggggtgagtgtatgcgcgtgtatatgagcgcttgtgtctgtactgatgctcaaaaaaaaagaaACTGACATGTCATGAGGAAAATGTCACCAGCCAACCACTTTCTCACAACTAAAACTGCCACAAAATCATTTGTATATGTCACCCTCTCGCAAACATTCACCAGTTAACATGGTCAATTTTTTTCTATTTCCTGTTCTATGCGATCACAATATGCCATCACATCGCGAGCCCACACCCATCAATAGACTAGCTGTTCTGCGAATCAacgtggttgagttggttaggtggacagtggtattcccaacccatcaggattcaaatcctgatgctcgcattattcctggatttatttcaggatttccggcgatgcgctttcagtgagagaagacgttcccgtcgacgacaaggcgcctacgatgacttcgtaaatcttaagatgatatgtcggctcagtctctcagaGATGCTCATAGAGGTAGAATATGTGTGCGCGTTTATAAAagtgagtgtatgcgcatgtatatgaaCGCTTGTGTCTGTAGTGATGCTAAAAAAATGGACTAGCTGTTCTTCCGTCGTGACAGCTGACTAGTGTCCCACTGCTAGGACTCAAACGCAAGAAAACTTTCGCAACGAGACACTGTCTTTTTAAGGCGAGCAACGAGGCAATGTTTTTTTTAGGGAGCAACGAGACAATGCCAAACACGTCTCGCTATAAATTGGGCCAAAAGCCCAGAGACCCAGGGGACGGGCCATCAGTCCAGCCTATCACACAAAGTGGAAAGATGAAGCCTCAACCGAAGCCAGGCCCAGCCCATAGATAGCCCGCCTCCTCTCGGCCGCACCAAAGCAAAACCCTAGGAACCTACATCCAACGTCCCAAACCACCCAATCCCCCATCCGACGGTCGACGCCCCACGCGCCAGCCTTATAAGTCCTTCCATTCCCTCCCGCAAGGGTTCCCTCCCACACACCTCCGCCTCCACCCCACCCGCCCCGACCCCTCTCCTCCAAGGTAagcccgcggcggcggcgagcgagcggcGGCGATGACGACCCGCTTCAAGAAGAACCGGAAGAAGCGCGGCCACGTGTCCGCCGGGCACGGGCGTGTGGGCAAGCACCGCAAGCATCCCGGAGGCCGCGGTAACGCCGGAGGCATGCACCACCACCGCATCCTCTTCGACAAGTACCATCCCGGCTACTTCGGCAAGGTCGGTATGCGCTACTTCCACAAGCTCAGCAACAGGTTCTACACCCCGACGGTCAACGTCGAGAGGCTCTGGTCCATGGTGCCGTCCGAGAAGGCGGCCGAGGCCGGCGGCGACAAGGCCCCCGTGGTCGACGTCTCGCAGTTCGGCTACTTCAAGGTGCTCGGCAAGGGGATGCTGCCGGAGAAGCCCATcgtcgtcaaggccaagctcatctCCAAGATCGCAGAGAAGAAGATCAAGGCCGCCGGCGGCGCTGTCGTGCTCGTTGCCTAGGGTTCTGTTCGCGACCGTGCCTTGAGATCTATTATATCTGAACTATTAGTTGTTTCCCGTACCAGCAATTTGTGTTGAACAAGACATCGTTAGTTTGTTATCCTGGTTCCTGTGTGGTAAACCAACATCTTATGAGAATTTTGCGCTATGTTATGCCAGTTTATATCAGACGAGTTATCCATATCTGTGCTCCTATTTATGTTTCGTTTGATCTGTGTTAATCCCTAATGTTATCAATCCCTAATGCATATACTGTTATTTGCTATGGTGCATCACCATAAGATTCTATGCCTGCTAGTCATCTTAACTTCATGATTCTATGCCTGCTAGTCATGTGAACTGTATGATTCTATGCCTGCTTGTGCTTGTCATGTGACATGTGAACTGTATGATTTTGATTTGCACTATGTTATGCTTTGTTTTCTCTTTGTTAATCTTGTCATAGTGTATTACTTCAGGATTCTATTTCTTGTAGTCATAGTGAACTTTGAATTGTATGCCAATGATTTGCTTGCTTGATGACATTGAACTTGATGTCTGTAGGAGGTTGTTTGTAGACATACTCATAGTTAACATGATGCAGTAGTTTGTCTTTGGAATTCCTAGCAGGTACTTTAGTTTTGGATTGCATCTTCCTTCTAAATTTACTTGACTAGTTTAGTGCCACCTCATGAGTTAAATAAACACCTGGAGTAAGCTATTGTGCTGTAATTGTTGTGCCATTGTGTGAAGTATTGATATCCATTTGCATCTAAGCTGAAGTGAATACATGTTCTTTGAGAAATCTTCCTTTGATGCCATCTGTCTACTTCGTATTTGCTAGAATGAGGTTTGTTTTCTTTATGGGTGTTTGATTTTTTTGCTTGCTGTGGCACCTGATGCGTAGCAGCTGTTCTACCTGTCGAGCTTTGTATGATCTAGCATTTGTTACTGTATTTCCCAGAGTGCATTAGCACAAGATTATGTTTCTGCTAGTTTCAGAAAGATGTTTATAGACTACTATGAATGTTCAGGTTCATGCAGTCATACATCTGTTCTCCCATATACTCGCCTGTATCTGGACGATGCTTCACCCTGGCTTTAAGAAACTTTGAAGTACTTGCAAAGCAGGTGAAGCTATCCAATCGTGCTATTCTGTGTATGGATATTCATTTGCTGCTACATGTTCATCTTATCGTGTGTGTGATCATGTTTGATGTGTTTGCTTGTCTGTACAGCTTAGCTGCAATTGCCTGATCGATCTTTAGAGCtcctttgattcacaggatttatTTGAACTACTTACATAGATTTCTAGCATCCACTCAAATCTCGTTGAAGGAAAACTTTGTTTTTCCTGTGATGCAATCAAACGACCGAAAATCCTATGGAATTGCTCAAACCTCTTTGAAGGAAATTTCTATAGTATTTCCTGTCTGTTTTTAGAATCCTGTCAATCAAATAGTCCCTCGTTATGTTTTTCAAAAATTGCGGTTGCAAAGTCGTATAGATTTGGTATTTTGAATGGAACCATCGCTTTTGTATTGCGTCGGAAGTATCATATCACTACAATGGTGTTGATGCATTTGCCGCTCCCGTAATTTGTTTGCTCACGCACGTCGCCTGAATCTGTTGTGCACAACTGACTCCCGTGCCCTCTAGTATATCactagggctgcaaacgagtcgagttcAAGTGAGTTGGACTTGGCTCGGCTCAACTCATATAAATTTTGAGCGAGCTCAAACTAAGTGAAGCTCAAGATCGAGCTGTAGAACATGATTcatgctcagcttgtaacgatctcgggtcgatctcgagctagttttgAGCTAAATGAGACCGTAAAAATTATAAATTTATGGCGATTATTCTAACGAGATAAGGACACAACATGACACAACTTTGTCCCCCCATCTCGTCGTGCTAGGGAGAGCTCATCTTCTCTCTTGGGTGAACTAGCAATAGATGGTGGTCTTCATGGACGAAAAACAAGAAAATGAAGGTGCATATGGTGAAAACTTTTGCCAAACACAATAGGATATTTAACACATAGTCGATCACCTACCATAATTAGGCCTAAATCTTTTGTGCACTTATATGATAACAAAAACGAAGGTGCATATGCTTCCATGTTTGCTGGTAAATAAAATGGACAAAAATCATGAACATCATATGTGATAATAAATTATCTTATTTCCGtttaatatatggcatgatcatttaacataatgatattatgTCGAGCTATAGAGCTCAAATCGAGCGAGCCAATATTGGTTCAAGATCGGCTCGTTTCTTGGTCAAGCTGCATAAAGTGTTCAAACT
The window above is part of the Triticum aestivum cultivar Chinese Spring chromosome 2A, IWGSC CS RefSeq v2.1, whole genome shotgun sequence genome. Proteins encoded here:
- the LOC123187969 gene encoding 60S ribosomal protein L27a-3, whose amino-acid sequence is MTTRFKKNRKKRGHVSAGHGRVGKHRKHPGGRGNAGGMHHHRILFDKYHPGYFGKVGMRYFHKLSNRFYTPTVNVERLWSMVPSEKAAEAGGDKAPVVDVSQFGYFKVLGKGMLPEKPIVVKAKLISKIAEKKIKAAGGAVVLVA